The proteins below come from a single Comamonas antarctica genomic window:
- the otnI gene encoding 2-oxo-tetronate isomerase encodes MPRFAANLSMLYREVDFLERFAAAAADGFQGVEYLFPYAHAPAQLAAQLQAHGLAQVLFNAPPGQWDAGERGLACIAGREDEFRAGIEQALHYAQQLNCPRIHVMAGIVPGCIDGAHATYVANLRLAAALAAPLGVTLMIEPINGRDMPGYFLQRQAQAHALLAEIGAANVQVQMDLYHCQIGEGDLAMKLRQYLPGGRVGHLQIAGVPGRHEPDVGEIHYPYLFALLDELGYAGWVGCEYLPAGATSAGLGWLRRQPQSVM; translated from the coding sequence ATGCCACGCTTTGCCGCCAATCTTTCGATGCTCTACCGCGAAGTCGATTTCCTCGAGCGCTTTGCCGCGGCCGCGGCCGATGGTTTCCAGGGCGTCGAGTATCTGTTTCCCTACGCGCATGCGCCCGCGCAATTGGCGGCGCAACTGCAGGCGCACGGCCTCGCGCAGGTGCTGTTCAATGCACCGCCCGGCCAATGGGACGCGGGTGAGCGCGGGCTGGCCTGCATTGCGGGGCGCGAGGACGAATTCCGCGCCGGCATCGAACAGGCGCTGCACTATGCGCAGCAGCTGAACTGCCCGCGCATCCATGTGATGGCCGGCATCGTGCCGGGGTGCATCGACGGCGCGCATGCCACTTATGTCGCCAATCTGCGCCTGGCGGCGGCGCTGGCCGCGCCGCTGGGCGTCACGCTGATGATCGAGCCGATCAACGGCCGCGACATGCCCGGCTATTTCCTGCAGCGCCAGGCCCAGGCGCATGCGCTGCTGGCCGAGATCGGCGCGGCCAACGTGCAGGTGCAGATGGATCTCTACCACTGCCAGATCGGCGAAGGCGACCTGGCCATGAAGCTGCGCCAGTACCTGCCCGGCGGCCGCGTCGGCCACCTGCAGATCGCGGGCGTGCCCGGGCGCCATGAGCCCGATGTCGGCGAGATCCACTATCCCTATCTGTTTGCGCTGCTCGACGAGCTGGGCTACGCGGGCTGGGTCGGCTGCGAATACCTGCCCGCGGGCGCGACCAGCGCCGGCCTGGGCTGGCTGCGGCGCCAGCCTCAAAGCGTCATGTGA
- the fdhD gene encoding formate dehydrogenase accessory sulfurtransferase FdhD — MSSAASPLPSLAPLHPQTVALHRLEADGALQVQTQQRTLASEVPVALVFNGISHAVMLATPLDLEDFALGFALSEGLIDSAADCFGVDVAPVAASAAGLPEGMDGMEVQIEISSRCFARLKDHRRSMSGRTGCGVCGVESFAALDLSFAPLPARDWVGGIELPQVLRAMEALRGKQLLNAEAGAIHAAGWALADGALQDVVEDVGRHNALDKLLGRLARTGRLGEPGFAVLSSRGSHELVRKCAKLGIGALATISAPTAMGVRLAELTGLRFWGLSRAPGAVLYAPGAGQPPIAR, encoded by the coding sequence ATGTCCTCCGCCGCCAGCCCCCTGCCCTCGCTTGCCCCCCTGCATCCGCAGACCGTCGCGCTGCATCGCCTGGAGGCCGATGGCGCGCTCCAGGTACAGACGCAGCAGCGCACGCTGGCCAGCGAAGTGCCGGTGGCGCTGGTCTTCAACGGCATCTCGCATGCGGTCATGCTGGCCACGCCGCTGGACCTCGAGGATTTCGCGCTGGGCTTTGCGCTCAGCGAAGGCCTGATCGACAGCGCGGCCGACTGCTTTGGCGTCGACGTCGCGCCGGTCGCGGCCAGCGCCGCGGGCCTGCCCGAGGGCATGGACGGCATGGAAGTGCAGATTGAAATTTCCTCGCGCTGCTTTGCGCGCCTCAAGGACCATCGCCGCAGCATGAGCGGGCGCACCGGCTGCGGTGTCTGCGGCGTGGAAAGCTTCGCGGCGCTGGACCTGTCGTTTGCGCCGCTCCCCGCGCGCGACTGGGTGGGCGGCATCGAACTGCCGCAGGTGCTGCGCGCCATGGAAGCGCTGCGCGGCAAGCAGCTGCTCAACGCCGAAGCCGGCGCGATTCATGCGGCCGGCTGGGCGCTGGCCGATGGCGCGCTGCAGGATGTGGTCGAGGACGTGGGCCGGCACAACGCGCTCGACAAGCTGCTGGGCCGCCTGGCGCGCACCGGCCGGCTGGGCGAGCCCGGCTTCGCCGTGTTGTCGAGCCGCGGCAGCCATGAGCTGGTGCGCAAGTGCGCCAAGCTGGGCATAGGCGCACTGGCCACGATTTCCGCGCCCACGGCCATGGGCGTGCGCCTGGCCGAGCTCACGGGCCTGCGTTTTTGGGGCCTGTCCCGCGCGCCCGGCGCCGTGCTTTACGCGCCCGGCGCGGGCCAGCCGCCGATTGCCC
- a CDS encoding MBL fold metallo-hydrolase has translation MQATRRQWLVWGAGSVAAAAGITGCANTPAPASAPGGAPGFVRRKVGNARVVALSDGVGRRPLAEGFVRNATLAQVKATLAAQDLPTDYIDVPYTCFVLETEGKRYLLDTGFADNGPPGTGQLVKHMRAAGIDPESIDAVVLSHLHGDHINGLRRKDGSLVFPQALVYVPAPEHAFWLDADRRNAAPEAARAGFMAVQRVFQDYPADQLRLFEPGMAVVGGIESIAAFGHSPGHTALALRSGNERFTYLGDAAHFPALFVRNPDWQVQFDMDPAQARATRHALLARMAQEGGLVGGFHFPLPALGRIRKQGDGYQFVPEK, from the coding sequence ATGCAAGCAACACGCCGTCAATGGCTGGTCTGGGGAGCGGGTAGCGTGGCTGCGGCCGCGGGCATCACGGGCTGCGCGAACACGCCAGCGCCTGCCAGCGCGCCCGGCGGCGCGCCGGGATTCGTGCGCCGCAAGGTCGGCAACGCGCGCGTGGTGGCGCTGAGCGACGGCGTGGGCCGCAGGCCGCTGGCCGAGGGCTTCGTGCGCAACGCCACGCTGGCCCAGGTAAAGGCCACGCTGGCGGCGCAGGACCTGCCCACCGACTACATCGATGTGCCCTACACCTGCTTCGTGCTGGAAACCGAGGGCAAGCGCTATCTGCTCGATACCGGCTTTGCCGACAACGGCCCGCCGGGCACGGGCCAGCTCGTGAAGCACATGCGCGCTGCGGGCATCGACCCCGAGTCCATCGACGCCGTGGTGCTGAGCCATCTGCACGGCGACCACATCAACGGCCTGCGCCGCAAGGACGGCAGCCTGGTGTTTCCGCAGGCGCTGGTCTATGTGCCCGCGCCCGAGCATGCGTTCTGGCTCGATGCCGACCGGCGCAACGCCGCGCCCGAGGCCGCGCGCGCCGGCTTCATGGCGGTGCAACGCGTGTTCCAGGACTATCCGGCCGACCAGCTGCGCCTGTTCGAGCCCGGCATGGCCGTGGTCGGCGGCATCGAGAGCATTGCCGCCTTCGGCCACTCGCCGGGCCATACGGCGCTCGCACTGCGCTCGGGCAACGAACGCTTCACCTATCTGGGCGATGCCGCGCATTTCCCGGCGCTGTTCGTGCGCAACCCCGACTGGCAGGTGCAGTTCGACATGGACCCGGCGCAGGCCCGCGCCACGCGCCACGCGCTGCTGGCGCGCATGGCGCAGGAGGGCGGCCTGGTCGGCGGCTTCCACTTCCCGCTGCCGGCGCTGGGCCGTATCCGCAAGCAGGGCGACGGCTACCAGTTCGTGCCGGAAAAATAA
- a CDS encoding DUF4198 domain-containing protein: protein MQTLTLLARRARHAALCSAALLAGAALAHNVWLEPDAQGGYLIQFGGHAGQLEAFAPEKLQSVRAFDRRGRSTEARVAPAAQGLRVLPAPEAALIAVELDNGFFSGSAGGAMRNLPMDHNPGATRGVHARKFHKTVIVWNALTQRDIGQAFEITPQQGRAPHAGDWLELQVQLQGKPLAGARVSLGENGPPATTDAQGRARLQTVRGTNHVQAIFRQPVAGDAQITERSYEALLSFAVH, encoded by the coding sequence ATGCAGACCCTCACCTTGCTCGCGCGCCGCGCGCGCCATGCCGCGCTGTGCAGCGCCGCCTTGCTGGCCGGCGCGGCCCTGGCGCACAACGTCTGGCTCGAACCCGATGCCCAGGGCGGCTATCTGATCCAGTTTGGCGGCCATGCAGGCCAGCTCGAAGCCTTTGCGCCCGAGAAGCTGCAAAGCGTGCGCGCCTTCGACCGGCGCGGGCGCAGCACCGAGGCACGCGTCGCGCCGGCCGCGCAAGGACTGCGCGTGCTGCCCGCGCCCGAGGCGGCCCTGATTGCCGTCGAACTCGACAATGGCTTTTTCAGCGGCAGCGCGGGCGGCGCGATGCGCAACCTGCCCATGGACCACAATCCCGGCGCCACGCGCGGCGTGCATGCGCGCAAGTTCCACAAGACGGTGATCGTGTGGAACGCGCTCACCCAGCGCGATATCGGCCAGGCCTTCGAGATCACGCCGCAGCAGGGCCGCGCGCCGCATGCAGGCGACTGGCTGGAACTGCAGGTGCAGTTGCAGGGCAAACCGCTGGCGGGCGCGCGCGTGAGCCTGGGCGAAAACGGCCCCCCGGCCACCACCGACGCCCAGGGCCGCGCGCGCCTCCAGACCGTGCGCGGCACCAACCATGTACAGGCCATCTTCCGCCAGCCGGTGGCGGGAGATGCCCAAATCACCGAAAGAAGCTACGAAGCCCTATTGAGCTTCGCCGTGCATTGA
- a CDS encoding MFS transporter, with translation MDGFDLLILGFMLSAISADLNLTPGQAGSLVTWTLIGAVAGGFFFGALSDRYGRIRVLTWTIVLFAVFTGLCAFAQGYWDLLVYRTIAGIGLGGEFGIGMALAAEAWPARHRARVSSYVALGWQVGVLAAALLTPLLLPMIGWRGMFLVGVIPALVAWVIRNKLHEPEVFVRKQRVKQPRFHALRLLMANAATTRVSIGMIVLTSVQNFGYYGIMIWMPSFLSKQLGFNLTKSSLWTAVTVLGMMAGIWVFGQLADRIGRKPSFILFQVGSVVMLLTYSQLSDPTAMLWAGALLGLFVNGMMGGYGAVMSEAYPTEARATAQNVLFNIGRAIGGLGPIVVGAVAMAYSFQVAIALLAAIYVLDMIATALLIPELKGQELQ, from the coding sequence ATGGACGGCTTCGACCTGCTGATCCTGGGCTTCATGCTGTCGGCGATCTCGGCCGATCTGAACCTGACGCCAGGCCAGGCCGGCTCGCTCGTGACCTGGACGCTGATCGGCGCCGTCGCCGGCGGCTTCTTCTTCGGCGCGCTCAGCGACCGCTACGGCCGCATCCGCGTGCTGACCTGGACCATCGTGCTGTTTGCGGTGTTCACCGGCCTGTGCGCGTTTGCGCAAGGCTATTGGGACCTGCTGGTCTACCGCACGATTGCCGGCATCGGCCTGGGCGGCGAATTCGGCATCGGCATGGCGTTGGCCGCCGAAGCCTGGCCCGCACGCCACCGCGCGCGCGTGTCGTCGTATGTGGCGCTGGGCTGGCAGGTCGGCGTGCTGGCCGCCGCGCTGCTCACGCCGCTGCTGCTGCCGATGATCGGCTGGCGCGGCATGTTCCTGGTCGGCGTGATCCCTGCCCTGGTCGCCTGGGTGATCCGCAACAAGCTGCACGAGCCCGAAGTGTTCGTGCGCAAGCAGCGCGTCAAGCAGCCGCGCTTCCATGCGCTCAGGCTGCTGATGGCCAATGCGGCCACGACGCGCGTGAGCATAGGCATGATCGTGCTGACCTCGGTGCAGAACTTCGGCTACTACGGCATCATGATCTGGATGCCCAGCTTCCTGTCCAAGCAACTGGGCTTCAATCTGACCAAGTCCTCGCTCTGGACCGCCGTGACGGTGCTGGGCATGATGGCCGGCATCTGGGTCTTCGGCCAGCTTGCCGACCGCATCGGCCGCAAGCCCAGCTTCATCCTGTTCCAGGTCGGCTCGGTGGTCATGCTGCTGACCTATTCCCAGCTCAGCGATCCCACGGCCATGCTCTGGGCCGGCGCGCTGCTGGGCCTGTTCGTCAACGGCATGATGGGCGGCTATGGCGCGGTGATGAGCGAGGCCTACCCGACCGAAGCGCGCGCCACCGCGCAGAACGTGCTGTTCAACATCGGCCGCGCGATTGGCGGCCTGGGCCCGATCGTCGTCGGCGCCGTGGCCATGGCTTACTCCTTCCAGGTGGCGATTGCGCTGCTGGCCGCGATCTACGTCCTGGACATGATTGCCACGGCCTTGCTGATTCCCGAACTCAAGGGCCAGGAACTGCAATAA
- a CDS encoding Bug family tripartite tricarboxylate transporter substrate binding protein, translating to MTAPLDTTLDRRQWLQFALAGSLGAALNPALAQAGYPSKAIRLVIPFTPGGSADILGRAIGHELTLAWGQSVVPENIAGAGGSIGADRVAKAAPDGHTLLMGHVGTLAITPGLYPRLPYDPVKSFTPIAWVARVPNVLVVHPSLPVKDLASFIAYARANPGRINYSSGGNGSAAHMTMAYLAQQTGIDMQHVPYKGTAPAVNDLVAGQVQALFTGVPAVLAQLRAGQIKALAVSSPQRVAVLPEVPAVAETLRGFEADQWYGVVGPAGMRAELVARINAQINAALKSPAILERLQAEGAQPMPSSPAVFGQLIAKDLARWGKVIKDSHMTL from the coding sequence ATGACTGCACCCCTCGACACCACGCTGGACCGCCGCCAATGGCTGCAATTCGCACTGGCCGGCAGCCTGGGCGCGGCGCTGAACCCGGCGCTGGCCCAGGCCGGCTATCCCAGCAAGGCCATTCGCCTGGTCATCCCGTTCACGCCCGGCGGCTCGGCCGATATCCTCGGCCGCGCCATCGGCCACGAACTCACGCTGGCCTGGGGCCAGTCGGTGGTGCCGGAGAACATCGCGGGCGCGGGCGGCAGCATCGGCGCCGACCGCGTGGCCAAGGCCGCGCCCGATGGCCATACGCTGCTGATGGGCCATGTCGGCACGCTGGCCATCACGCCCGGGCTGTATCCCAGGCTGCCCTACGACCCGGTCAAGAGCTTCACGCCGATTGCCTGGGTCGCGCGCGTGCCCAACGTGCTGGTGGTGCATCCGTCGCTGCCGGTCAAGGACCTGGCCTCGTTCATTGCCTACGCCAGGGCCAACCCCGGCAGGATCAACTACAGCTCGGGCGGCAACGGCAGCGCCGCGCACATGACCATGGCCTATCTGGCGCAGCAGACCGGCATCGACATGCAGCATGTGCCCTACAAGGGCACGGCACCGGCCGTCAACGACCTGGTCGCGGGCCAGGTGCAGGCCCTGTTCACCGGCGTTCCCGCGGTGCTGGCGCAACTGCGCGCGGGCCAGATCAAGGCGCTGGCGGTGTCATCGCCGCAGCGCGTTGCCGTTCTGCCAGAGGTGCCGGCGGTGGCCGAGACGCTGCGCGGCTTCGAAGCCGACCAGTGGTATGGCGTGGTCGGCCCGGCCGGCATGCGCGCGGAACTCGTGGCGCGCATCAATGCGCAGATCAACGCCGCGCTCAAGAGCCCCGCCATTCTCGAGCGGCTGCAGGCCGAAGGGGCGCAGCCCATGCCCAGCAGCCCCGCGGTCTTCGGCCAGCTGATTGCCAAGGACCTCGCGCGCTGGGGCAAGGTCATCAAGGACAGTCACATGACGCTTTGA
- a CDS encoding TOBE domain-containing protein has product MHDPSSSLSLAAALDHGPADRRIAILRQIGAGGSISEAARSVGVSYKAAWQALDTLTNLAGVPLVERVVGGAGGGGAELTAAGRALLDAAAAMDAARADVLARLSGQAPVAARLALRTSMRNQWPCVVEALQAQGPLVRVQLRGADAAALQLVARITRESAELLGLAPGLPVLALAKATAVQVQPMTGAPATAHENWWPARVTRVARGDGGDEVAAQLDAGVHMVGFAQAASGLRARTRVLLRVPASALALAVVS; this is encoded by the coding sequence ATGCACGATCCGTCTTCCTCCCTGTCATTGGCCGCGGCGCTGGACCACGGCCCTGCCGACCGGCGCATTGCCATCCTGCGCCAGATCGGCGCGGGCGGCTCGATTTCCGAGGCCGCGCGCAGCGTGGGCGTGAGCTACAAGGCCGCCTGGCAGGCGCTGGACACGCTCACCAACCTGGCGGGCGTGCCGCTGGTCGAACGCGTGGTCGGGGGCGCGGGCGGCGGCGGCGCCGAACTCACGGCCGCGGGCCGGGCGCTGCTCGATGCGGCCGCCGCCATGGATGCGGCGCGTGCCGACGTGCTCGCGCGCCTGAGCGGCCAGGCGCCGGTGGCGGCGCGGCTGGCGCTGCGCACCAGCATGCGCAACCAATGGCCTTGCGTGGTCGAGGCCCTGCAGGCCCAGGGGCCACTGGTGCGGGTGCAACTGCGCGGCGCGGATGCAGCGGCGCTGCAATTGGTAGCGCGCATCACGCGGGAAAGCGCCGAGCTGCTGGGTCTCGCGCCGGGCCTGCCGGTGCTGGCGTTGGCCAAGGCCACGGCGGTGCAGGTGCAGCCCATGACGGGTGCGCCGGCCACGGCGCACGAGAACTGGTGGCCCGCGCGCGTCACGCGCGTGGCGCGCGGCGACGGCGGCGACGAAGTCGCGGCGCAACTCGATGCGGGCGTGCACATGGTGGGGTTTGCGCAAGCCGCGAGCGGGCTGCGTGCGCGCACGCGCGTGCTGCTGCGCGTGCCGGCCTCCGCGCTGGCGCTGGCCGTGGTTTCCTGA